The DNA region GCGCGGGCTGCTCGGCGGCGCGCAATGCCTGTGTCCCGGCCGCCACCGGGGCCTCGGGCCGCGCCGGCCGGAACAGCCAGTCGTCGAAGAAGGCGGCGAGCTGCTTGCCCGACACCCGCTCCGCATACGCGACGAAGTCGCTCACGCTCGCGTTCCCGTACGCGTGCTCGGCGGGCCAGCCCTTGAGCAGCGCGAAGAACGTCTCGTCGCCCAGCTCGTTGCGCAGCGCCTGGAGCGCCAGCGCGCCCCGGTCGTAGACGGCCGCGTCGAACTGGTTGTCGGGGCCCGGGTCGCCCGGCTTCACCTTCCAGAAGGCGTCGTCGGCCGGGTGCAGGGCGTAGGTGTAGTCCGCCAGCTCCTGCGCGGTGCCCTCGCCCTCCTTCTCCGACCACAGCCACTGGCTGTAGCGGGCGAAGCCCTCGTTGATCCAGATGTCCTTCCAGCCCGTGAGGGACACGCTGTCCCCGTACCACTGGTGCGCCAGCTCATGGACGACGACCGAGACATTCGCGCCGTTGGCGAACTGCTTCGGGCTGTAGAACGGCCGGGTCTGGGTCTCCAGCGCGAATCCGCTCGTCACATTGGGGGCGTACCCGCCCAGCGCGTCGAACGGGTACGGACCGAAGACCTCCGTCAGCCACTCGGCGACCTCGGTGGTCCGCTCGATGCTGGCGCGCGCCGCACCGGCGTTGGCGCCGAGGTCCTTGCTGTACGCGTTGACGACCGGCAGTCCGTCCGCCGTGGTGTCCGTGGTGATGTCGAACTTCCCGACCGCCAGCGTCGTCAGATACGTCGCCTGCGGCTTGCCGGAGCGCCAGTTGAAACGGGTCCAGCCGAGCTTCGAACTCTGCGACTGCAGCGTGCCGTTGCTGATCGCCTGGGTGCCGTCCGGGACGGACACGGAGATGTCGTACGTCGCCTTGTCCAGCGGGTGGTCGTTGCTGGGGAACCACCAGGCCGCCGACTCCGGCTCCTGGGCGGCTACCGCGCCGTCCGGGGTGCGGACCCAGGACGTCCAGCCGTTGATCTTCACCTCGGAGGGCTTCCCGGCGTACCGCACGACCACCGAGACGGCCTTGCCCTTCGCCAGCGGGGCGGCCGGGGTGATCTCCAGCTCCTGCTCGCCGTTCTTCACATGGCCGGCCTTCTTGCCGTTCACCCGTACCTCGGAGACGTCCAGCCCGAAGTCCAGGTTGAATCGGGAGAGTTCCTGGGTGGTCGTGGCGAGGATCGTCGCCGTGCCCTCCAGCAGATCGGTCGAGGGCCGGTACTTCAGGCGCAGGTCGTAGTGGGACACGTCGTAGCCGCCGTTGCCGCTGGCCGGGTAGTAGGCGTCGCCGATGCCCGGGGCGCCCACGGTGCCTTCGGCGGCCGAGGCCGGGATCGCCAGCAGCAGGGAGGCCGCGATTGCGCTCGGGACGATGAATCTGCGGTGCACGGAATGCTCCAAGTCGTCGGGCGAGTGATCTTTCGAACCGTCATGCCGACACTATTCAGCGACTGCCGCAACAGTCGTGTCCATGGCCACAGCTGTCACACGATCGCCATTCGGCCGCCACTCCGGGCTGTCGGTGTGCGCCGTGATCATGCCATTCCGGTCGCTGATCGCCCTCTGTCGCGGGGGAGTTGACCGGGGTACCTTCCGCCCATGCCGATTCGTGCGCTGGGACCCCGTTCGAGTTACCGATCGCTGGTGGTGGTGGCAGCCGTCGCCGCCCTGATGGCCGTCCTGCTCTCACCGGCAGGCGCCCGGGGCGCGAGCCTTGGGGAAGCCCGGCCACCGGAGAGCAGGCCCGTCTATTCGTACGGGGACGCCGTCCGCGAATCGGTCTGGGTCGACACCGGACTGGACGGCGACGGGGACGGGCGGAGCGACCGCGTCGCCGCCGACATCGTCCGGCCGCGCGAGCCCGCCCGGCGGGGCCGGAAGATCCCCGTGATCATGGACGCCAGCCCGTACTACTCCTGCTGCGGACGCGGCAACGAGAGCCAGCTCAAGACGTACGACGCCGACGGCCGGCCCGTACGGTTCCCGCTCCACTACGACAACTACTTCGTGCCGCGCGGCTACGCCTTCGTCGCCGTCGATCTGGCCGGAACCAGCCGCTCCGACGGCTGCGTCGACGTCGGGGGCCGCTCGGACGTGCAGTCGGCCAAGGCCGTCATCGACTGGCTCAACGGACGTGCCCGCGGCTACACCACCCGCACCGGCTCCGCCCGTGCCTCGGCCGGCTGGTCCGACGGCCGCACCGGGATGATCGGCAAGAGTTACGACGGCACCGTCGCCAACGGAGTCGCGGCGACCGGTGTCGAAGGGCTGCGGACCATCGTGCCGATCGGTGCCATCTCCTCCTGGTACGACTACTACTTCGCCCAGGGCGCACCGCTCTACGGCAGCGGGCCCGACTGGCTCTCCGGCTACGTGGAGAGCCCCGAGGCGCGAGGCCGCTGCGCCGCCGTCCAGCAGCGGCTCGTCGACGGCGCGCCGCGCACCGGTGACTGGACGGGGCTGTGGACCGGGCGCGACTACGTGAAGGACGCCCGCAAGGTGC from Streptomyces sp. NBC_01591 includes:
- a CDS encoding M1 family metallopeptidase gives rise to the protein MHRRFIVPSAIAASLLLAIPASAAEGTVGAPGIGDAYYPASGNGGYDVSHYDLRLKYRPSTDLLEGTATILATTTQELSRFNLDFGLDVSEVRVNGKKAGHVKNGEQELEITPAAPLAKGKAVSVVVRYAGKPSEVKINGWTSWVRTPDGAVAAQEPESAAWWFPSNDHPLDKATYDISVSVPDGTQAISNGTLQSQSSKLGWTRFNWRSGKPQATYLTTLAVGKFDITTDTTADGLPVVNAYSKDLGANAGAARASIERTTEVAEWLTEVFGPYPFDALGGYAPNVTSGFALETQTRPFYSPKQFANGANVSVVVHELAHQWYGDSVSLTGWKDIWINEGFARYSQWLWSEKEGEGTAQELADYTYALHPADDAFWKVKPGDPGPDNQFDAAVYDRGALALQALRNELGDETFFALLKGWPAEHAYGNASVSDFVAYAERVSGKQLAAFFDDWLFRPARPEAPVAAGTQALRAAEQPARPASWKKIAATNSLHDHR